GGTAAGTCCAAAAGGGGGATTAAACCTATGGGTAGAGCTTCCCGGTCATATCCCCGTCGAACGCCTGCTGGACGAATGCCTGAAAAACTCGATTTCATTTGTCCCTGGAGAAATTTGTGACCCGCTAAAAGAAAGAAAAGCGTGGATTCGGCTAAGCTACTCGTTCGTGAACGAAAACGAGATACGAAGCGGAGTGCGGAAGCTGCTCAGAATAGCAGACGAAATCAGTTTGTGACGTGCGGGGAAGACTAATGTGAGTGTTTGGAATGCTACAAAGGGTATTGATGTTTCACACTTGCGGGGGAACATTGACTGGAAGAATGTTGAGGCAGACGGCTTAGAATTTGCATTTATCAAAGCAACAGAAAGCATCATAACACGATGATAATTTTTCATGAATGCAGCCAGCGCATGTATAAAAGAAGGAATATTATTAAATCCAAGTATTGAAGGATACAAACAAATCGCTGCAGTAGTAAAAGGGTGTAAGAAGTTTATTAATTATTGTAATCAAAAAGCTCTTCCGTTCTTTTTCAGACCATATGAATAAAACGTATCGGGATAACTTAAAAGTGCCGAGGCTATGTATGGATGAAGAACACATAGTCAAAATGGAACATCTATTATCAGATAGTTAAAACAAAGCTATTCTTTCAAATGGAATATAAAATGCCGCTAATCCTTTTTAAGGAAAAGCGGCATTTACATGATTATTACTCATAAACTCCGAAGAACGGCAGCCAGTGGAGTTTATATTGGTTTTTTTTGTTACTGTTGTCCTTACTTTTCTGTTCACTGTTCTTCCTTTGGTTCCTCTAAAAACAATCGACTGTTTTTCGCTTCTCCATGGTTTATCCATTAATAATGGTCGAGTTTCTTCCTTTATATATGTTCTCCAAAAGAATACATGCGCTACCATTGTTTTAAGGTTTTGTTACAGAATCTTTTTATCGATTTCCTTTCATTATTAAGCAAATACAGAAGTGCTATGAAGCGGCTGAACTTTTGCTTTTGGATCTAAATAGGATTTAGCGTTATTTACAGCAGTAGGTGCCTCTCCAAGACCAGTCGCTATCAATTTTACTTTTCCGTCAAATGTACAAATGTCTCCGGCAGCGTACACTCCGGGGATATTAGTTTCCATCTTGGAATTGACAACAATCGAATTTTTTTCAATTTCTAACCCCCAATTCTTAATAGAACCAAGAGAAGATACAAAACCAAAGTTAATAATTACTTCATCAACCTCAATGGCTTCTTCAGTGCCTACTGTCACCCTTTCTAAAATTACTTTGTTAATCCTATCATCGTTTCCAACTAATTCCACTGGAACATAAGGAGTTTTTAAAGTAACGTTCGAAGAATCTAATTGGGTCACACTGTGTTCATGTGCTCTGAATTTTTCCCTACGGTGAACGAGAATGACTTTCTCAGCAATTGGTTCGAGCATAAGTGCCCAATCAATAGCGGAATCTCCCCCTCCACAAACCATTACTTTCTTGTTACGAAATTTCTCCAAGTCATCGATGAAATAATGAATGTTTTTATTCTCATACTTTTCTGATCCTTCAAGCCCTATTTTTCTAGCGTTAAAAGCTCCAATTCCTGCTGTGATAATAACTGTTCTTGTTAGATGCTCTTCTATATCAGTGGTGAGTTTAATTGTTCCGTCTTCCTTAATATCAAGATCTTTCACTGTTTGTTGTAAACAAATTTTTGGATTAAACTGCGCCATCTGTTCTTTTAAGCCCGTGATTAAGTCTTTTGCCCGAATTTTAGGAAATCCGGCTACATCATAAATGTATTTTTCTGGATATAGGGTAGAGAGCTGCCCGCCAAGCTGAGGTAAGCTTTCAATTATTTTTACGGATGAATTTCGCATACCTCCATAGAAAGAAGCAAATAGGCCTACAGGACCTCCACCAATAATTGTAATATCATATATCATCTTATCTTGTTTCATCATTAAATCCTCCAAAATCACTCTACACAATTACTCATAAGATTTTGATTAGAAATGTTAACAGAATTCTACCTAAAACAGCCCAAGCCTCCAAACTGTGCAGTCTCGTGGAAATCCTGTTAGTTTTAGAAATAGCCGTAAGGGTGGAAGGATTTTCTTCTATTCTGTAAGGCTCTTTCTTTCGTAAACAGAAGTAAAAGATCTGCTGCTTACATTTATGCCCATTGAATAAAAATGAACTAAACGGTTCTATTGAGTCCAAGATCAGAGCTTCTGATTCTACTCCAGATTGGCATGTCTGCTAAACATTGTTTTCGAATTCATCCCTTTTTTCTCCATAACCTTTAATATAACAGCATCAAAGAATAATAAGAGAGTTTGCTCGAATAGGGATCCCATTGGCTGTATCGTTTTATATTCACTGCCTGTTTCAGTTTTAGATTGAGCCGCTAATTTAATAGAAACTTCAGCCATTCTTCCAATAGTGGAATCAGGAAATATTGTGACAAGTGCTACTGTTGCTTCCAATTTTTTTGCTTTTTCAGCCATGGATACCAGACTCTTTGTTTCTCCCGATCCAGAACCGATAATCAAAATATCCTTCTTCTCCAGGTTAGGAGTAACGGTTTCTCCTACGACATAGGCGTCTAAGCCCATGTGCATCATCCGCATGGCGAAAGACTTAGCCATAAATCCGGATCGCCCCGCCCCAGCCACAAAAACCTTCTTTGATTCGAGGATATAATCTACCAGCTTTTCAGCTTCTTCACTGGATATTAAATCAGCAGAACGGTTTAGCTCTTCGATAATTTCATTAACGTATTGGGTTGTCTGCATAATGGTTGTAACCTTTCTTATGCAAAAGTTTCTTGTTTAATTAAGTTTTGCATTTGTGCCGCCACAGCTTTTTTATCTTCGTTACCTGTAATACCTCCACCTACAATAACTAGGTCGGGTTGTGATTGCACCACTTCCGGAAGTGTGGCTAACTTAATTCCCCCTGCAACTGCAGTTTTCGCATTGTTTACGACACGCTTAATCGTTTGAAGCTGTTCAAAAGGATTTTCTCCCTCTGCTTGAAGGTCATAACCTGTGTGGACACAAATATAGTCTACTCCCAGTGCGTCAACTTCTTTCGCACGTTGTTCAAGGTCTTTTACATTAATCATGTCAACTAGGATTTTCGCTCCTTGTTTTTTAGCCTCTTCCACAGCCCCCTTGATTGTCGCATCGTCTGTTGCTCCAAGAACGGTAATAATATCAGCGCCGGCTTCTGAAGCTTTCATTACTTCATATGCACCTGCATCCATAATTTTAAGATCAGCCAATACTCTTAGAGAAGGAAATTCCTCCTTAATCTCTTTTACGGCTTTGAGACCTTCGTTAATTACCACAGGTGTACCGATTTCAACGATATCAATGTGTTCTTGAACCTCTTTTACTACTTTCTTTGCTTCAGGAATATTAACAAGATCTAATGCTAATTGAAGTTCCATCCAATTTCACTCCTTATTTTTTTGGT
This window of the Bacillus gobiensis genome carries:
- the hxlA gene encoding 3-hexulose-6-phosphate synthase, giving the protein MELQLALDLVNIPEAKKVVKEVQEHIDIVEIGTPVVINEGLKAVKEIKEEFPSLRVLADLKIMDAGAYEVMKASEAGADIITVLGATDDATIKGAVEEAKKQGAKILVDMINVKDLEQRAKEVDALGVDYICVHTGYDLQAEGENPFEQLQTIKRVVNNAKTAVAGGIKLATLPEVVQSQPDLVIVGGGITGNEDKKAVAAQMQNLIKQETFA
- a CDS encoding NAD(P)/FAD-dependent oxidoreductase, with product MKQDKMIYDITIIGGGPVGLFASFYGGMRNSSVKIIESLPQLGGQLSTLYPEKYIYDVAGFPKIRAKDLITGLKEQMAQFNPKICLQQTVKDLDIKEDGTIKLTTDIEEHLTRTVIITAGIGAFNARKIGLEGSEKYENKNIHYFIDDLEKFRNKKVMVCGGGDSAIDWALMLEPIAEKVILVHRREKFRAHEHSVTQLDSSNVTLKTPYVPVELVGNDDRINKVILERVTVGTEEAIEVDEVIINFGFVSSLGSIKNWGLEIEKNSIVVNSKMETNIPGVYAAGDICTFDGKVKLIATGLGEAPTAVNNAKSYLDPKAKVQPLHSTSVFA
- the hxlB gene encoding 6-phospho-3-hexuloisomerase, giving the protein MQTTQYVNEIIEELNRSADLISSEEAEKLVDYILESKKVFVAGAGRSGFMAKSFAMRMMHMGLDAYVVGETVTPNLEKKDILIIGSGSGETKSLVSMAEKAKKLEATVALVTIFPDSTIGRMAEVSIKLAAQSKTETGSEYKTIQPMGSLFEQTLLLFFDAVILKVMEKKGMNSKTMFSRHANLE
- a CDS encoding GH25 family lysozyme: MSVWNATKGIDVSHLRGNIDWKNVEADGLEFAFIKATESIITR